The following are encoded together in the Microterricola viridarii genome:
- a CDS encoding DUF3039 domain-containing protein has product MSELFRASIADPGMPGGGTSTLDRELEELLNQESIEPGDHERFSHYVKKEKILQSALTGKPVRALCGKKWTPGRDPEKFPVCPSCKEIYEKMKSE; this is encoded by the coding sequence ATGTCTGAACTCTTCCGCGCGAGCATCGCCGACCCGGGTATGCCCGGCGGCGGAACGTCCACCCTCGACCGTGAGCTCGAAGAACTGCTCAACCAGGAGTCGATCGAGCCCGGCGACCACGAGCGCTTCTCGCACTATGTGAAGAAGGAGAAGATCCTGCAGTCGGCCCTGACCGGCAAGCCCGTGCGGGCACTCTGCGGCAAGAAGTGGACCCCGGGCCGCGACCCGGAGAAGTTCCCCGTCTGCCCGAGCTGCAAAGAGATCTACGAAAAGATGAAGAGCGAGTAA
- a CDS encoding nicotinate phosphoribosyltransferase yields the protein MVDAAMQSGTADRACLFEAFARRLPNGRRYGIVAGTGRLLELIQAFRFEDAELDWLRENNVVRQGTLDWLADYRFGGEIWGYREGEAYFPGSPLLTVESSFAEGVILETLILSVLNYDTSVASAAARMVSVALGRPIAEMGSRRTGEQSAVAAARAAYIAGFDATSNLEAGRRWGLPTMGTAAHAFTLLHDSEEDAFRAQVTAFGPGTTLLVDTYDIRAGVELAVAVAGTGLGAVRIDSGDLPTVVAAVREQLDSLGAVNTRITVTSDLDEHTIAGLSGSPVDGYGVGTSVVTGSGAPAAGMVYKLVAHKGDRGEDWIPVAKASAQKISVGGRKSAFRRLDATRTAREEIVDVQGVGADTPAGTSNESERELLVHLAHKGVPDERYLGHAGTLLAREHRAKAMQELPVQAFRLGLGDPVIPTTYR from the coding sequence ATGGTTGACGCAGCGATGCAGAGCGGAACCGCCGACAGGGCCTGCCTGTTCGAGGCCTTCGCCCGGCGCCTGCCGAACGGCCGCCGCTACGGGATCGTCGCCGGAACCGGCCGCCTGCTCGAACTGATCCAGGCCTTCCGCTTCGAGGATGCCGAGCTCGACTGGCTGCGCGAGAACAACGTTGTGCGCCAGGGCACCCTGGACTGGCTCGCCGACTACCGCTTCGGCGGCGAGATCTGGGGCTACCGCGAGGGCGAGGCCTACTTCCCCGGCTCCCCCCTGCTGACGGTCGAGTCGAGCTTCGCCGAGGGCGTCATCCTGGAGACCCTGATCCTCAGCGTGCTGAACTACGACACCTCCGTGGCCAGCGCAGCGGCCCGCATGGTGTCCGTCGCGCTCGGCCGCCCGATCGCCGAGATGGGCTCCCGCCGCACCGGCGAGCAGTCCGCCGTCGCCGCCGCGCGCGCCGCCTACATCGCCGGATTCGACGCCACCAGCAACCTGGAGGCCGGGCGCCGCTGGGGGCTGCCCACGATGGGCACCGCCGCCCACGCATTCACGCTGCTGCACGACAGCGAGGAGGACGCCTTCCGCGCCCAGGTGACGGCCTTCGGCCCCGGCACCACCCTGCTGGTCGACACCTACGACATCCGCGCGGGCGTCGAGCTGGCCGTCGCCGTCGCCGGCACCGGCCTCGGCGCCGTGCGCATCGACTCCGGCGACCTCCCGACGGTCGTGGCCGCGGTGCGCGAGCAGCTGGACAGTCTCGGCGCCGTCAACACGCGCATCACCGTCACGAGCGACCTGGACGAGCACACCATCGCCGGCCTCTCCGGCTCCCCCGTCGACGGCTACGGAGTGGGCACCTCCGTCGTCACCGGCTCCGGCGCCCCGGCAGCCGGCATGGTCTACAAGCTGGTCGCGCACAAGGGCGACCGCGGCGAGGACTGGATCCCCGTGGCCAAGGCCAGCGCCCAGAAGATCAGCGTCGGCGGCCGCAAGAGCGCCTTCCGTCGCCTGGATGCCACGCGCACGGCGCGGGAAGAGATCGTGGACGTGCAGGGCGTCGGGGCCGATACCCCCGCCGGCACCTCGAACGAGTCGGAGCGCGAGCTGTTGGTGCATCTCGCGCACAAGGGCGTGCCCGACGAACGCTACCTCGGCCACGCCGGCACTCTGTTGGCCCGCGAGCACCGCGCTAAGGCGATGCAGGAACTGCCGGTGCAGGCGTTCCGTCTCGGGCTGGGCGATCCCGTCATCCCGACCACGTACCGATAG
- the murI gene encoding glutamate racemase encodes MTDAPIGIFDSGVGGLTVARAVKDQLPNESILYIGDLAHSPYGPKKIAAVRGYALEVLDDLVDQGVKMLVIACNTASAAMLRDARERYSVPVIEVIQPAVRRAVVSTRNNRVGVIGTAGTIASRAYNDAFAAAPTLELFSQACPRFVEFVEAGVTTGAEVLATAEEYLAPLKAADVDTLVLGCTHYPFLKGAISYVMGEDVTLVSSDTETAKDVYRTLVSQGLERTAPGAPSYRYEATGGSTGDFLNLAHRLIGPDISTVELVETGVVNIAGLAGTAPAHFTKPSL; translated from the coding sequence GTGACGGATGCACCGATTGGGATCTTCGACTCCGGCGTTGGCGGTTTGACCGTGGCCAGGGCCGTGAAGGATCAACTGCCGAATGAGTCGATCCTCTACATCGGTGACCTCGCCCATTCTCCCTACGGGCCGAAGAAGATCGCCGCCGTGCGCGGTTACGCGCTCGAGGTGCTCGACGACCTGGTCGACCAGGGCGTGAAGATGCTCGTGATCGCATGTAACACGGCCTCCGCCGCCATGCTCCGGGATGCCAGGGAGCGCTACAGCGTGCCCGTGATCGAGGTCATCCAGCCGGCCGTGCGCCGCGCCGTCGTCAGCACCCGCAACAACCGGGTCGGCGTGATCGGAACGGCGGGCACCATCGCCTCCCGCGCCTACAACGACGCCTTCGCCGCCGCGCCAACCCTCGAGCTGTTCAGCCAGGCCTGCCCGCGTTTCGTCGAGTTCGTCGAGGCAGGTGTGACGACCGGCGCCGAGGTGCTCGCGACCGCCGAGGAGTACCTGGCCCCGCTGAAGGCGGCGGATGTCGACACCCTCGTGCTCGGCTGCACCCACTACCCGTTCCTCAAGGGCGCCATCAGCTACGTGATGGGCGAAGACGTCACGCTCGTCTCGAGCGACACGGAGACCGCGAAGGACGTCTACCGCACGCTCGTCAGCCAGGGCCTCGAGCGCACGGCGCCCGGTGCCCCCAGCTACCGCTACGAGGCTACCGGCGGCAGCACCGGCGACTTCCTCAACCTGGCCCACCGCCTCATCGGGCCCGACATCTCGACCGTCGAGCTCGTCGAGACCGGCGTCGTCAACATCGCCGGCCTCGCCGGAACCGCACCCGCACACTTCACCAAGCCCTCACTTTAG
- the rph gene encoding ribonuclease PH, translating into MTTLNSSDLVRVDGRSVSDLRTVTIERGWSDQAEGSALISFGRTKVLCTASFTNGVPRWMAGKGKGWVTAEYSMLPRSTNSRMDRESVKGKIGGRTHEISRLIGRSLRAVVDMKALGENTIVIDCDVLQADGGTRTAAITGAYVALADALEWGKNKKFLAQKAQPLIDSVAAVSVGIIDGEPMLDLAYTEDVRAETDMNVVVTGRGLFVEVQGTAEAAPFDRRELDSLLDLAVGGAATLTELQLAALATPLDGAGA; encoded by the coding sequence GTGACCACCTTGAACAGCTCCGACCTTGTACGCGTCGATGGGCGATCCGTCAGCGACCTGCGCACCGTCACGATCGAGCGCGGCTGGAGTGACCAGGCCGAGGGCAGCGCGCTGATCTCCTTCGGCCGCACCAAGGTGCTCTGCACGGCCTCCTTCACCAACGGCGTGCCGCGCTGGATGGCCGGCAAGGGCAAGGGCTGGGTCACCGCCGAGTACTCGATGCTGCCGCGCAGCACGAACTCGCGCATGGACCGTGAGTCGGTCAAGGGCAAGATCGGCGGCCGCACCCACGAGATCAGCCGGCTCATCGGCCGCAGCCTGCGCGCAGTCGTCGACATGAAGGCGCTCGGCGAGAACACCATCGTCATTGACTGCGACGTGCTGCAGGCCGACGGCGGCACCCGCACCGCTGCCATCACCGGAGCCTACGTGGCCCTGGCCGACGCGCTCGAGTGGGGCAAGAACAAGAAGTTCCTCGCGCAGAAGGCGCAGCCGCTGATCGACAGCGTCGCCGCCGTCTCCGTCGGAATCATCGACGGCGAGCCCATGCTCGATCTGGCATACACCGAGGACGTGCGCGCCGAGACCGACATGAACGTCGTCGTCACGGGCCGCGGGCTCTTCGTCGAGGTGCAGGGAACGGCCGAGGCCGCCCCGTTCGACCGCCGCGAGCTGGACTCGCTGTTGGACCTCGCCGTCGGTGGCGCCGCGACCCTCACCGAGCTGCAGCTGGCCGCCCTGGCGACCCCGCTCGATGGCGCCGGCGCATGA
- the rdgB gene encoding RdgB/HAM1 family non-canonical purine NTP pyrophosphatase, translating to MSIEFVLATHNQHKVEEFQRILAEVLPDAVVHAYDGPEPVEDGTTFAANALIKARTAAAHTGRIALADDSGISVDVMGGAPGIFSARWAGGHGDSLANTQLLLDQLADIRAPHRSAAFHCAIALVMPAAVEGEAAFEHVADGVWPGSLATAVSGAHGFGYDPIFIPEGSTVTAAELEPEVKNATSHRARAVAALIPVLLEAIENGTHS from the coding sequence ATGAGCATCGAGTTCGTGCTCGCCACCCACAACCAGCACAAGGTGGAGGAGTTCCAGCGGATCCTCGCCGAGGTGCTCCCGGATGCCGTCGTGCACGCCTACGACGGCCCTGAGCCGGTCGAGGACGGCACCACGTTCGCCGCGAATGCGTTGATCAAGGCCAGGACGGCCGCCGCGCACACCGGTCGGATCGCCCTCGCCGACGACTCAGGGATCAGCGTCGACGTGATGGGTGGAGCGCCGGGGATCTTCTCGGCACGCTGGGCCGGTGGGCACGGTGACAGCCTCGCCAACACGCAGCTGCTGCTCGATCAGCTGGCCGACATCCGTGCGCCGCACCGTTCCGCTGCCTTCCACTGCGCAATCGCACTCGTGATGCCCGCGGCGGTCGAGGGGGAGGCGGCGTTCGAGCACGTGGCTGACGGCGTCTGGCCGGGCAGCCTGGCCACAGCCGTCTCCGGCGCCCACGGCTTCGGCTACGACCCGATCTTCATCCCGGAGGGCTCGACGGTCACGGCCGCCGAGCTGGAACCCGAGGTCAAGAACGCCACCAGCCACCGCGCCCGCGCGGTCGCCGCGCTGATTCCGGTGCTGCTCGAGGCTATTGAGAATGGCACTCATTCCTAA
- a CDS encoding cation diffusion facilitator family transporter, whose protein sequence is MGHDHSHADRTTNRTRLLVAIGIIGVFLLVEVVGALLSGSLSLLADAGHMFSDLTGLIIALVATVIAARPANERQTYGYQRAEVFAALFNGVVLTVVAVSVSIEGIRRLTESGGPEVQGGTMLLVAVLGLAANVAAMFVLRGGAKDSINMRGAYLEVFGDMLGSVAVIIAAVVIMTTGFEKADAIASLAIAVMIAPRAYSLLRDVLRVLSQAVPADTNVADIRAHLLRTPGVVDVHDVHVWAITTGSHVFSAHVVVEPEVLSGDSGGCLLDELSACLEDHFDVAHSTFQLEPATHAAHEDHSHA, encoded by the coding sequence ATGGGACACGACCACAGCCACGCCGATCGCACGACCAACCGCACGCGGTTGCTCGTCGCGATTGGCATCATCGGCGTGTTCCTGCTGGTCGAGGTCGTCGGCGCCCTCCTCAGCGGTTCGCTGTCGCTGCTGGCTGACGCCGGCCACATGTTCTCCGACCTCACCGGTCTGATCATCGCGCTGGTCGCGACGGTCATCGCCGCCAGGCCGGCCAACGAACGGCAGACCTACGGCTACCAGCGCGCCGAGGTTTTCGCAGCGCTGTTCAACGGGGTCGTGCTCACCGTCGTCGCCGTCAGCGTGAGCATCGAGGGCATCCGTCGGCTCACCGAGTCCGGCGGCCCCGAGGTGCAGGGCGGCACCATGCTGCTGGTGGCGGTGCTCGGCTTGGCCGCGAACGTGGCCGCCATGTTCGTGCTGCGCGGGGGAGCGAAAGACTCCATCAACATGCGCGGCGCCTACCTCGAGGTGTTCGGCGACATGCTCGGATCGGTGGCGGTCATCATCGCAGCCGTCGTGATCATGACGACCGGCTTCGAGAAGGCCGACGCCATCGCCTCGCTTGCGATCGCCGTGATGATCGCGCCGCGCGCCTACTCGCTGCTGCGGGACGTGCTGCGGGTGCTCAGCCAGGCGGTGCCGGCCGACACCAATGTCGCCGACATCCGTGCGCACCTGCTGCGCACCCCCGGCGTCGTCGATGTGCACGATGTGCACGTCTGGGCGATCACGACCGGCAGCCACGTCTTCAGCGCGCACGTCGTGGTGGAGCCTGAGGTGCTGAGCGGGGATTCCGGTGGTTGCCTGCTCGACGAGCTCAGCGCGTGCCTCGAGGATCACTTCGATGTGGCCCACTCCACGTTCCAGCTGGAGCCGGCCACCCACGCGGCCCACGAGGACCATTCACACGCTTAG
- a CDS encoding DedA family protein, with product MHTALIPWLDPEVIIASAGPWALVVVCAIVFSETGLLVGFLLPGDTLLVISGLLTHTSLVFGVDIWWVCLAISVAAFLGGEVGYLIGHKLGPTVFERKESGLFSVSNVRRTNAFFERFGALAIVLARFVPIVRTFAPVAAGVGHMNYKKYSLYNAIGALLWGAGLTYFGFLLGYIPPVAHFVQSYIDLILLGAVTITLIPTIWHYISSMVKAKRSSAAGPDGVTDAAEAAALALDPEVLNGTKDHE from the coding sequence ATCCATACCGCTCTCATCCCCTGGCTCGACCCGGAAGTCATCATTGCTTCGGCCGGCCCCTGGGCGCTTGTGGTGGTGTGCGCCATCGTCTTCTCTGAGACGGGACTCCTGGTCGGCTTCCTGCTGCCCGGCGACACGCTTCTGGTCATCTCCGGCCTGCTAACACACACCTCTCTGGTGTTCGGCGTCGACATCTGGTGGGTCTGCCTCGCGATCAGCGTCGCCGCCTTCCTCGGCGGCGAGGTCGGCTACCTGATCGGCCACAAGCTCGGCCCGACGGTCTTCGAACGCAAGGAATCCGGGCTGTTCAGCGTCTCGAACGTGCGCCGCACCAACGCCTTCTTCGAGCGTTTCGGCGCGCTGGCGATCGTGCTGGCCCGCTTCGTGCCCATCGTGCGCACCTTCGCCCCCGTCGCCGCCGGCGTCGGGCACATGAACTACAAGAAGTACTCGCTGTACAACGCGATCGGCGCGCTGCTCTGGGGCGCCGGCCTCACCTACTTCGGCTTCCTGCTCGGATACATCCCGCCGGTGGCGCACTTCGTGCAGTCGTACATCGACCTGATCCTGCTCGGCGCGGTCACGATCACGCTGATCCCGACGATCTGGCACTACATCAGCTCGATGGTCAAGGCCAAGCGGTCGAGTGCTGCCGGCCCCGACGGTGTGACGGATGCCGCAGAGGCCGCCGCACTGGCGCTGGACCCCGAGGTGCTCAACGGCACCAAGGACCACGAGTAG
- a CDS encoding DedA family protein: MRITASVSDDLVGLLGDVGTIIFYLIVWGLVFAGTALFFGIFVPFVTGDSLLFAAGLIAASASGVDIWVLTIGVGIAAFLGDQVGFLLGRRFGRPYLDKRGGPRTQKAIAKTEWFYTTFGWWSVVIARFVPWGRVFIPVIAGVGRMAYLRFVTANLVGALAWGVGITLIGYFAASIPAVKAGSYVIAGIVITASIIAGIRAWRSDKAERAELAAHPVTPGAPTSEG; this comes from the coding sequence GTGCGCATCACCGCCAGCGTCAGCGACGACCTCGTCGGCCTGCTGGGTGACGTCGGCACGATCATCTTCTACCTCATCGTCTGGGGTTTGGTCTTCGCAGGCACCGCCCTGTTCTTCGGCATTTTCGTTCCCTTCGTCACCGGCGACTCGCTTCTCTTTGCCGCCGGTCTCATCGCGGCCAGCGCATCCGGCGTCGACATCTGGGTGCTCACCATCGGCGTCGGTATCGCGGCGTTCCTCGGCGACCAGGTGGGCTTCCTGCTCGGGCGCCGATTCGGCAGGCCGTACCTCGACAAACGCGGCGGACCGCGCACACAGAAGGCCATTGCGAAGACCGAGTGGTTCTACACCACCTTCGGCTGGTGGTCTGTCGTGATCGCCCGCTTCGTTCCATGGGGACGCGTGTTCATCCCCGTGATCGCCGGTGTCGGCCGGATGGCATACCTGCGTTTCGTCACCGCCAATCTCGTCGGAGCGCTGGCGTGGGGCGTCGGCATCACGCTGATCGGCTACTTTGCCGCATCCATTCCCGCGGTGAAGGCCGGCTCCTATGTCATCGCCGGAATCGTGATCACGGCATCGATCATCGCGGGCATCCGCGCATGGCGCTCTGACAAGGCCGAGCGCGCCGAGCTCGCGGCGCACCCAGTGACGCCAGGCGCGCCTACATCCGAGGGATGA